One genomic region from Diabrotica undecimpunctata isolate CICGRU chromosome 9, icDiaUnde3, whole genome shotgun sequence encodes:
- the LOC140451204 gene encoding activity-regulated cytoskeleton associated protein 2-like: MSSVNLTSEQFQALLNTIARPISDSGSLAKCASRFDGSKGADVKAFIGAVEIYKECTHVSDANALKGIPMLLDGFAATWFQGVKNTVNTWASAINLLRSTFGPQKPAYRVYRELFSTEQDAKTPCDIFVCKARAIIAQLPADTLTEATQLDMVYGLLHRRIREKVARDKINTFSELLKESRQTEESYENPEINIKNENESKRVRCSFCKNPGHVKDECRKLAAARTREADSRKSSVEPKPNPPLVTSRTSTKPTFSTSNQISCYGCKTPGFIKSNWPKCKFIQ; this comes from the coding sequence ATGTCTTCGGTAAATTTAACAAGCGAACAGTTTCAAGCCTTATTAAATACAATAGCAAGGCCTATTTCGGACTCAGGTAGTTTAGCAAAATGCGCTTCTCGCTTCGATGGATCAAAGGGGGCTGATGTAAAAGCTTTTATAGGTGCGGTCGAGATCTATAAAGAGTGCACCCACGTATCTGACGCGAACGCATTAAAGGGTATACCCATGCTGCTAGACGGTTTCGCCGCCACGTGGTTTCAAGGTGTTAAAAATACGGTAAACACGTGGGCCAGCGCCATTAATTTATTACGATCGACTTTTGGACCTCAAAAACCAGCCTACAGAGTGTATCGGGAACTGTTTTCGACGGAACAAGATGCTAAAACTCCGTGTGACATTTTTGTATGCAAAGCGCGCGCGATAATAGCTCAGTTACCGGCAGATACATTAACCGAAGCCACTCAATTAGATATGGTATACGGTTTGTTGCATAGGAGAATACGTGAAAAAGTAGCACGTGATAAGATCAATACATTTAGCGAACTCTTAAAAGAATCGAGGCAAACTGAAGAATCGTATGAAAATccggaaataaacattaaaaacgaaaACGAATCAAAACGGGTACGGTGTAGCTTTTGCAAAAATCCAGGTCACGTGAAGGATGAATGTCGAAAATTGGCCGCAGCCAGAACCAGGGAAGCAGATTCTCGAAAATCTTCGGTTGAGCCCAAACCTAATCCTCCTTTAGTAACTTCTCGTACTAGCACTAAACCAACCTTTTCCACTTCGAATCAGATTTCGTGTTATGGATGTAAGACTCCTGGATTCATTAAGAGTAATTGGCCAAAATGCAAATTCATCCAGTAA